A region of Etheostoma cragini isolate CJK2018 chromosome 2, CSU_Ecrag_1.0, whole genome shotgun sequence DNA encodes the following proteins:
- the LOC117962082 gene encoding cilia- and flagella-associated protein 100-like isoform X3, whose amino-acid sequence METGPIQVKVPGSNTQSTEPIEKELLNSLTMCVEDETEQKNNLAVPKQKQDSPVKKMSLMKQEFKRDRIGDLAWKSGQMEASLMKSRKDIMKLEKAIKIKMTQKKQIELNFEIENTISEQFLKRIEKKAEDARTLFEKESQKREVANSTIAKLTKDISTLKSEVTELEDMLNKDKRSKNILLKLSPPEWQEGSGSSPGPVMPSSSEPALSSAHDDALDSSKCEEKLELYFSDPQQLLDLMAELTEQNLSLIPHSTRVDETLQELQQTIEATRKKMKKDDEKLTLQVTDMEERITNESKRATLLKKKVQLHDSMKTQDQDVMMDALAAKVTEVYCHCVDSRQSNLNTLEKLSSVEYCMTQVLELIENIPQEDLETLRMIKDNERKSRLREEKLRLERERKLEMMKKCFQRSHGGRKKTHGRRLMPRCIPLQQKVKVSDEDNVPNDDEFQASLFTTEDSEAV is encoded by the exons ATGGAGACAGGACCGATCCAGGTCAAAGTACCAGGCAGTAATACCCAGTCTACAGAGCCCATAGAAAAG GAGCTGCTTAATTCGTTGACTATGTGTGTCGAAGACGAgactgaacaaaaaaataacttggCTGTACCTAAACAAAAGCAAGACAGTCCTGTTAAGAAGATGTCCCTGATGAAACAAG AGTTTAAGAGAGACAGGATAGGTGACCTTGCATGGAAGAGTGGACAGATGGAG GCCTCTCTGATGAAGAGCAGGAAAGACATTATGAAGCTGGAAAAGGCCATTAAAATAAAGATGacacaaaagaaacagattGAACTGAACTTTGAGATAGAGAACACAATCTCTGAACAGTTCCTCAAGAGGATTGAGAAGAAAGCTGAAGATGCCAGAACCCT TTTTGAAAAAGAGAGCCAGAAGAGAGAAGTGGCAAATTCTACAATTGCGAAGTTAACTAAAGACATAAGCACCTTAAAAAG TGAAGTCACCGAGCTTGAGGATATGCTGAATAAGGATAAGAGGTCCAAGAACATTTTGTTGAAGTTGTCACCTCCGGAATGGCAGGAGG GTTCAGGGTCCAGTCCGGGGCCAGTTATGCCGTCCAGTAGCGAGCCTGCGCTGTCTTCTGCCCACGACGATGCTCT CGACAGCTCAAAATGCGAG GAGAAGCTGGAGCTGTACTTCTCTGATCCCCAGCAGCTTCTGGATCTGATGGCCGAGTTGACGGAACAGAACCTGTCCCTGATTCCACACTCCACCCGGGTGGATGAGACACTGCAGGAGCTCCAGCAGACCATCGAGGCAACCCGGAAGAAAAT GAAAAAGGACGACGAGAAGTTAACACTGCAGGTGACTGACATGGAGGAGAGAATCACAAACGAATCAAAGAGAGCTACTTTGCTCAAAAAGAAGGTTCAGCTCCATGACTCCATGAAAACACAGGACCAG GACGTTATGATGGATGCTCTGGCTGCCAAGGTGACAGAAGTGTATTGCCACTGCGTGGACAGCCGCCAGTCCAACCTCAACACCTTGGAGAAGCTGTCCAGCGTGGAGTACTGTATGACCCAGGTGCTGGAGCTCATCGAGAACATCCCACAGGAAGACCTGGAGACACTGAGGATGATCAAAGACAACGAGAGGAAGTCTAG GCTTCGTGAAGAGAAGCTGAGGCTGGAGAGGGAGCGGAAGCTAGAGATGATGAAGAAGTGCTTTCAAAGATCCCATGGTGGCAGGAAGAAAACA CATGGAAGAAGGCTCATGCCCAGATGTATCCCTCTGCAGCAGAAGGTCAAAGTCAGCGATGAGGACAACGTTCCTAATGACGATGAATTCCAAGCCTCCCTCTTCACCACTGAGGACTCTGAAGCCGTATGA
- the LOC117962082 gene encoding cilia- and flagella-associated protein 100-like isoform X4, whose product METGPIQVKVPGSNTQSTEPIEKELLNSLTMCVEDETEQKNNLAVPKQKQDSPVKKMSLMKQEFKRDRIGDLAWKSGQMEASLMKSRKDIMKLEKAIKIKMTQKKQIELNFEIENTISEQFLKRIEKKAEDARTLFEKESQKREVANSTIAKLTKDISTLKSEVTELEDMLNKDKRSKNILLKLSPPEWQEGSGSSPGPVMPSSSEPALSSAHDDALSKCEEKLELYFSDPQQLLDLMAELTEQNLSLIPHSTRVDETLQELQQTIEATRKKMKKDDEKLTLQVTDMEERITNESKRATLLKKKVQLHDSMKTQDQDVMMDALAAKVTEVYCHCVDSRQSNLNTLEKLSSVEYCMTQVLELIENIPQEDLETLRMIKDNERKSRLREEKLRLERERKLEMMKKCFQRSHGGRKKTHGRRLMPRCIPLQQKVKVSDEDNVPNDDEFQASLFTTEDSEAV is encoded by the exons ATGGAGACAGGACCGATCCAGGTCAAAGTACCAGGCAGTAATACCCAGTCTACAGAGCCCATAGAAAAG GAGCTGCTTAATTCGTTGACTATGTGTGTCGAAGACGAgactgaacaaaaaaataacttggCTGTACCTAAACAAAAGCAAGACAGTCCTGTTAAGAAGATGTCCCTGATGAAACAAG AGTTTAAGAGAGACAGGATAGGTGACCTTGCATGGAAGAGTGGACAGATGGAG GCCTCTCTGATGAAGAGCAGGAAAGACATTATGAAGCTGGAAAAGGCCATTAAAATAAAGATGacacaaaagaaacagattGAACTGAACTTTGAGATAGAGAACACAATCTCTGAACAGTTCCTCAAGAGGATTGAGAAGAAAGCTGAAGATGCCAGAACCCT TTTTGAAAAAGAGAGCCAGAAGAGAGAAGTGGCAAATTCTACAATTGCGAAGTTAACTAAAGACATAAGCACCTTAAAAAG TGAAGTCACCGAGCTTGAGGATATGCTGAATAAGGATAAGAGGTCCAAGAACATTTTGTTGAAGTTGTCACCTCCGGAATGGCAGGAGG GTTCAGGGTCCAGTCCGGGGCCAGTTATGCCGTCCAGTAGCGAGCCTGCGCTGTCTTCTGCCCACGACGATGCTCT CTCAAAATGCGAG GAGAAGCTGGAGCTGTACTTCTCTGATCCCCAGCAGCTTCTGGATCTGATGGCCGAGTTGACGGAACAGAACCTGTCCCTGATTCCACACTCCACCCGGGTGGATGAGACACTGCAGGAGCTCCAGCAGACCATCGAGGCAACCCGGAAGAAAAT GAAAAAGGACGACGAGAAGTTAACACTGCAGGTGACTGACATGGAGGAGAGAATCACAAACGAATCAAAGAGAGCTACTTTGCTCAAAAAGAAGGTTCAGCTCCATGACTCCATGAAAACACAGGACCAG GACGTTATGATGGATGCTCTGGCTGCCAAGGTGACAGAAGTGTATTGCCACTGCGTGGACAGCCGCCAGTCCAACCTCAACACCTTGGAGAAGCTGTCCAGCGTGGAGTACTGTATGACCCAGGTGCTGGAGCTCATCGAGAACATCCCACAGGAAGACCTGGAGACACTGAGGATGATCAAAGACAACGAGAGGAAGTCTAG GCTTCGTGAAGAGAAGCTGAGGCTGGAGAGGGAGCGGAAGCTAGAGATGATGAAGAAGTGCTTTCAAAGATCCCATGGTGGCAGGAAGAAAACA CATGGAAGAAGGCTCATGCCCAGATGTATCCCTCTGCAGCAGAAGGTCAAAGTCAGCGATGAGGACAACGTTCCTAATGACGATGAATTCCAAGCCTCCCTCTTCACCACTGAGGACTCTGAAGCCGTATGA
- the LOC117962108 gene encoding aspartate aminotransferase, cytoplasmic-like, translating to MSIFSDVPLAPPVAVFKLTADFREDSNPQKVNLGVGAYRTDDCQPWVLPVVKKVERMIVEDGSLNHEYLPILGLPEFRSASSMVALGNDSPAIKENRVGGVQALGGTGALRIGAEFLRRWYNGVNNTATPVYVSAPTWENHNSVFADAGFKDIRPYHYWDAANRGLDLAGLLDDLEKAPERSIFLLHACAHNPTGTDPTQDEWKKIAEIMKRRNLFAFFDSAYQGFASGNLEKDAWAIRYFVSEGFELFIAQSYSKNFGLYNERVGNLTLVAQDSESLSRTLSQMEKIVRTTWSNPPSQGARIVSKTLNCPELFAEWKGNVKTMAERVLLMRDQLKSKLQDLGTPGTWDHITQQIGMFSFTGLNPKQVEYMIKEKHVYLMASGRINMCGLTTKNIDYVAQSIHDAVTKVQ from the exons CTTACCGTACCGACGACTGCCAGCCCTGGGTGCTGCCAGTGGTGAAGAAGGTGGAGCGGATGATCGTGGAGGACGGCAGCCTGAACCACGAGTACCTGCCCATCCTCGGACTGCCCGAGTTCCGCTCCGCCTCCTCCATGGTTGCCCTGGGCAACGACAGCCCCGCCATCAAGGAAAACAGG GTGGGAGGGGTCCAGGCTCTCGGAGGGACAGGTGCGCTGAGGATCGGGGCAGAGTTCCTGAGGCGTTGGTACAACGGCGTCAACAACACGGCCACGCCGGTCTATGTCTCCGCGCCCACCTGGG AGAACCACAACAGTGTGTTTGCTGATGCTGGCTTCAAAGACATCCGGCCCTACCACTACTGGGACGCTGCTAACAGGGGCCTAGACCTCGCTGGGCTCCTGGATGACCTGGAG AAAGCTCCGGAACgctccatcttcctcctccacgcCTGCGCACACAACCCCACCGGCACGGACCCGACCCAGGACGAGTGGAAGAAGATCGCCGAGATCATGAAG AGGAGGAACTTGTTTGCGTTCTTTGACTCGGCCTACCAGGGTTTCGCGTCCGGCAATCTGGAAAAAGACGCCTGGGCCATCCGCTACTTTGTCTCTGAGGGCTTTGAGCTCTTTATAGCTCAGTCCTACTCCAAAAACTTCGGTCTTTACA ATGAGAGAGTTGGCAACCTGACCCTCGTTGCCCAGGACAGCGAGAGCCTGAGCCGCACCCTGTCCCAGATGGAGAAGATTGTCAGGACGACCTGGTCCAACCCGCCGTCTCAGGGAGCACGCATCGTCAGCAAGACCCTCAACTGCCCCGAGCTCTTCGCCGAGTG GAAGGGTAATGTGAAGACCATGGCAGAACGTGTCCTTTTGATGAGGGATCAGCTGAAGTCCAAGCTGCAGGATCTGGGCACCCCAGGGACCTGGGACCACATCACGCAGCAGATTGGCATGTTCAGCTTCACCGGCCTGAACC CCAAACAGGTGGAGTACATGATCAAAGAGAAGCACGTGTACCTGATGGCCAGCGGCCGCATCAACATGTGCGGCCTGACCACCAAGAACATCGACTATGTCGCCCAGTCCATCCACGACGCAGTCACCAAGGTCCAGTAA
- the LOC117962082 gene encoding cilia- and flagella-associated protein 100-like isoform X2 has product METGPIQVKVPGSNTQSTEPIEKELLNSLTMCVEDETEQKNNLAVPKQKQDSPVKKMSLMKQEFKRDRIGDLAWKSGQMEASLMKSRKDIMKLEKAIKIKMTQKKQIELNFEIENTISEQFLKRIEKKAEDARTLFEKESQKREVANSTIAKLTKDISTLKSEVTELEDMLNKDKRSKNILLKLSPPEWQEGSGSSPGPVMPSSSEPALSSAHDDALSKCEEKLELYFSDPQQLLDLMAELTEQNLSLIPHSTRVDETLQELQQTIEATRKKMKKDDEKLTLQVTDMEERITNESKRATLLKKKVQLHDSMKTQDQCLQDVMMDALAAKVTEVYCHCVDSRQSNLNTLEKLSSVEYCMTQVLELIENIPQEDLETLRMIKDNERKSRLREEKLRLERERKLEMMKKCFQRSHGGRKKTHGRRLMPRCIPLQQKVKVSDEDNVPNDDEFQASLFTTEDSEAV; this is encoded by the exons ATGGAGACAGGACCGATCCAGGTCAAAGTACCAGGCAGTAATACCCAGTCTACAGAGCCCATAGAAAAG GAGCTGCTTAATTCGTTGACTATGTGTGTCGAAGACGAgactgaacaaaaaaataacttggCTGTACCTAAACAAAAGCAAGACAGTCCTGTTAAGAAGATGTCCCTGATGAAACAAG AGTTTAAGAGAGACAGGATAGGTGACCTTGCATGGAAGAGTGGACAGATGGAG GCCTCTCTGATGAAGAGCAGGAAAGACATTATGAAGCTGGAAAAGGCCATTAAAATAAAGATGacacaaaagaaacagattGAACTGAACTTTGAGATAGAGAACACAATCTCTGAACAGTTCCTCAAGAGGATTGAGAAGAAAGCTGAAGATGCCAGAACCCT TTTTGAAAAAGAGAGCCAGAAGAGAGAAGTGGCAAATTCTACAATTGCGAAGTTAACTAAAGACATAAGCACCTTAAAAAG TGAAGTCACCGAGCTTGAGGATATGCTGAATAAGGATAAGAGGTCCAAGAACATTTTGTTGAAGTTGTCACCTCCGGAATGGCAGGAGG GTTCAGGGTCCAGTCCGGGGCCAGTTATGCCGTCCAGTAGCGAGCCTGCGCTGTCTTCTGCCCACGACGATGCTCT CTCAAAATGCGAG GAGAAGCTGGAGCTGTACTTCTCTGATCCCCAGCAGCTTCTGGATCTGATGGCCGAGTTGACGGAACAGAACCTGTCCCTGATTCCACACTCCACCCGGGTGGATGAGACACTGCAGGAGCTCCAGCAGACCATCGAGGCAACCCGGAAGAAAAT GAAAAAGGACGACGAGAAGTTAACACTGCAGGTGACTGACATGGAGGAGAGAATCACAAACGAATCAAAGAGAGCTACTTTGCTCAAAAAGAAGGTTCAGCTCCATGACTCCATGAAAACACAGGACCAG TGCCTACAGGACGTTATGATGGATGCTCTGGCTGCCAAGGTGACAGAAGTGTATTGCCACTGCGTGGACAGCCGCCAGTCCAACCTCAACACCTTGGAGAAGCTGTCCAGCGTGGAGTACTGTATGACCCAGGTGCTGGAGCTCATCGAGAACATCCCACAGGAAGACCTGGAGACACTGAGGATGATCAAAGACAACGAGAGGAAGTCTAG GCTTCGTGAAGAGAAGCTGAGGCTGGAGAGGGAGCGGAAGCTAGAGATGATGAAGAAGTGCTTTCAAAGATCCCATGGTGGCAGGAAGAAAACA CATGGAAGAAGGCTCATGCCCAGATGTATCCCTCTGCAGCAGAAGGTCAAAGTCAGCGATGAGGACAACGTTCCTAATGACGATGAATTCCAAGCCTCCCTCTTCACCACTGAGGACTCTGAAGCCGTATGA
- the LOC117962082 gene encoding cilia- and flagella-associated protein 100-like isoform X1, with protein METGPIQVKVPGSNTQSTEPIEKELLNSLTMCVEDETEQKNNLAVPKQKQDSPVKKMSLMKQEFKRDRIGDLAWKSGQMEASLMKSRKDIMKLEKAIKIKMTQKKQIELNFEIENTISEQFLKRIEKKAEDARTLFEKESQKREVANSTIAKLTKDISTLKSEVTELEDMLNKDKRSKNILLKLSPPEWQEGSGSSPGPVMPSSSEPALSSAHDDALDSSKCEEKLELYFSDPQQLLDLMAELTEQNLSLIPHSTRVDETLQELQQTIEATRKKMKKDDEKLTLQVTDMEERITNESKRATLLKKKVQLHDSMKTQDQCLQDVMMDALAAKVTEVYCHCVDSRQSNLNTLEKLSSVEYCMTQVLELIENIPQEDLETLRMIKDNERKSRLREEKLRLERERKLEMMKKCFQRSHGGRKKTHGRRLMPRCIPLQQKVKVSDEDNVPNDDEFQASLFTTEDSEAV; from the exons ATGGAGACAGGACCGATCCAGGTCAAAGTACCAGGCAGTAATACCCAGTCTACAGAGCCCATAGAAAAG GAGCTGCTTAATTCGTTGACTATGTGTGTCGAAGACGAgactgaacaaaaaaataacttggCTGTACCTAAACAAAAGCAAGACAGTCCTGTTAAGAAGATGTCCCTGATGAAACAAG AGTTTAAGAGAGACAGGATAGGTGACCTTGCATGGAAGAGTGGACAGATGGAG GCCTCTCTGATGAAGAGCAGGAAAGACATTATGAAGCTGGAAAAGGCCATTAAAATAAAGATGacacaaaagaaacagattGAACTGAACTTTGAGATAGAGAACACAATCTCTGAACAGTTCCTCAAGAGGATTGAGAAGAAAGCTGAAGATGCCAGAACCCT TTTTGAAAAAGAGAGCCAGAAGAGAGAAGTGGCAAATTCTACAATTGCGAAGTTAACTAAAGACATAAGCACCTTAAAAAG TGAAGTCACCGAGCTTGAGGATATGCTGAATAAGGATAAGAGGTCCAAGAACATTTTGTTGAAGTTGTCACCTCCGGAATGGCAGGAGG GTTCAGGGTCCAGTCCGGGGCCAGTTATGCCGTCCAGTAGCGAGCCTGCGCTGTCTTCTGCCCACGACGATGCTCT CGACAGCTCAAAATGCGAG GAGAAGCTGGAGCTGTACTTCTCTGATCCCCAGCAGCTTCTGGATCTGATGGCCGAGTTGACGGAACAGAACCTGTCCCTGATTCCACACTCCACCCGGGTGGATGAGACACTGCAGGAGCTCCAGCAGACCATCGAGGCAACCCGGAAGAAAAT GAAAAAGGACGACGAGAAGTTAACACTGCAGGTGACTGACATGGAGGAGAGAATCACAAACGAATCAAAGAGAGCTACTTTGCTCAAAAAGAAGGTTCAGCTCCATGACTCCATGAAAACACAGGACCAG TGCCTACAGGACGTTATGATGGATGCTCTGGCTGCCAAGGTGACAGAAGTGTATTGCCACTGCGTGGACAGCCGCCAGTCCAACCTCAACACCTTGGAGAAGCTGTCCAGCGTGGAGTACTGTATGACCCAGGTGCTGGAGCTCATCGAGAACATCCCACAGGAAGACCTGGAGACACTGAGGATGATCAAAGACAACGAGAGGAAGTCTAG GCTTCGTGAAGAGAAGCTGAGGCTGGAGAGGGAGCGGAAGCTAGAGATGATGAAGAAGTGCTTTCAAAGATCCCATGGTGGCAGGAAGAAAACA CATGGAAGAAGGCTCATGCCCAGATGTATCCCTCTGCAGCAGAAGGTCAAAGTCAGCGATGAGGACAACGTTCCTAATGACGATGAATTCCAAGCCTCCCTCTTCACCACTGAGGACTCTGAAGCCGTATGA